atttgtaaactgttaatcaagcatttgaaaaatgtttaaagtGTATAAGAGACATGTTGACTatgcattcaaaaaaaatgttaataTTTTATTTAGAAAAAGTTAATCAAGCATTTATAAAATGTCaagaaatgtgtatagaaaaaatgttgaacatctGTTGAGAAAATGTTAAATTTATATTGGAAAAATGCtaaacatgtattagaaaatgttgttgacatatatagaaaatgtagaatgaaaaaacAAAAGAATGAAAGAAACccaaaaaatcaaaataaaaataaaaataaaaaagaaacaaaataatccaaaagaaaaataaaataaaaaataaaaagaataaagaaatgaaaaaaatggaaaagaaaaaggaaaaggaaacaaagaaaataaataaaaactgaaaaagaaaggaaagaaaaaacAGTAAAAGGAAGAAATAAGGAAAGAAAAACCAGTGAAAACAAGAAAAACCTGAAAAGCTAGTGGAAATCTGGTTTTTTCTTACTTCAACTAGTTCGGGTCCTTCACATTGAACATGAAATGAGATGTGGCTTACTGGCTAGAAGCGCAATGACGCAATAAGGAGATATTATCCAATCACACGCCCTCCCTTTTttcatgttatttatttattttaagaactactccctccgtctcataatataagaacgttccctccgtcccataatataagaacagttttgatgtcaaaaatgttcttatattatgggacggagggagtataatggaCTGGCCCACTACTATAGAGCTCGACGCGAGCAAAGCTACCATCTCGCTTAATGGAAGATATTGCTACCGCGTGGGTTGATCCAGGCCAGAAGAGAAGAAAAAAGGCGTCGACAGTGCACTGAATATAGTCACCCGTTACTGTGCAGCTTGACGTGAGCGAAGCTACCATCTCGGCCTTGACAGTGCACTGACTGACTTTAGTCACTCGTTACTGTAGAGCTCGACTCCATGCTAGTGAAGTTACcatctcgcttaatgcgagatatAGCTCCCGCGTGGATTGATCCAGGCGAGAAGAGAAGAAAAAAGGCCTCGGCTGGTCACCCTCGGATGGATGTGGCCCAAAGTAAACACGGCCAGGACCAGGTTACACGTAGCGCGGGCCGGCTGAAATGCGGCCCATTTAATTGACCGTCCGACCACTGTGAAAACGAATCGCCCCTCTCCGCTAAAAAAAAAAAGAACGAATCGCCCCTCTCCTTCCTCCACCGCTTCAgagtcctcctccgccgccggcggtGTCGGCCGGGATGAGCACGTCGAACTCCGTCGTGCCGGCGCACAAGCCCGCCAGCGCCATCCACTCCTGGTTCGGCAGCTTCACCATTTGAACCTCATCGTCGCGTACGCACCCGCACtatctctccctccctcccctccccgcaCAACCCCCAGCTTATTGTGTAGCCCTGCCGTGTTCCCTATCTCGGGGGACGTCCTCTACTGTTTCGCGTTCGAGTTCGTGGGGGTTTGCTCCCGGCCAGAGTGCTGCGCGCGTGACTGCGCCTGATTCGTTCTGCCCTTGGGCTGGGCTGCCCCCGCGGCTCCTCTCCGGCGAGTTGTTCGGGAGGATCTGGGGCAGTGTAGTGTGGTGTTCAGCCTTAGGGTACTGTTTTGGTGTTCTGTGTAGGGCCGTTGGGCCAGGGCCAAATGGCACCAGCAGTGTAGCTTGGCAAAACAGAGCTTTATAGTGTTCATTGAAACTGATACATCAGCGACAGACTTGTGATTCGTAGTTACTAGATGCCACTGTTTCTCTGTGCTGTGTGTACCTGTTAAATCCTTCTGCTAAATGCAGCAGATTGCCAAACTTTTCAGGAAATGCACCTGCTCTCACGCCGCAGGGCCTTCATTCAGGTTAGCGATGGATGTCATGTCGTCGAGGGCCGGCGGGTAGTGCTTCTCTGTATCGGCAACCTGTCATTTTGTTTGCATCTTAATCCGCTAATGTAACAGTCCATCATGTGCTTCACATTTACTTTTCCTTACCTAGGAACTAGAAAAGTATTCTGGAACTAAAAGAATCCACATTTGTATTTCTCAGTTGCCTAAGAATAGAAATTACATCAGCCGATTTTGCAACCGAGGAGAGCAGCGAAGCCCCAAGCTCTAAACGGGGacgccgcagccggccgtggggtCGCCAGCGGAGGAGAGACAGGGGGTAGGGGGCAGGAGGTGGAAGGAGAAGAAATCGGTCCGGAGGAGGAAAACGAGCCGCAGCCGTTGGATTGAAATTCATGAAATCCAACGGTTGGGAACTTGGGATAGAGAGGTAATCGACTGAAAGCAAAAATGAATAAGTAAAATCAGGCGTCTGACCTGTAGGTGCTCCCCAAAAGAATCTTGATTTACGTTAGTGTATGTATACATCTCTTTGcaatgctcccccccccccccccccccccccccccccacacacacacacattgtctCAGCCTCTCAGGAACAATACATATATGGAGCTAAAATTTGAAGTGACAACCCCAACAAACTGTTTTATGCTAGTAACCTAGTATTACGCCGTGGCGGCAACGCTAATCGATCTCAAAATAACTTAACTCACAAAAAACTGTCGTTTTGGGGAGTTAACGCACTCTAACTGATACCCAATAATACCCCTTTAAATCTTTCACGCCACCGCCCTCTCTGGCAGTTTgttgccgcctccctcctccatagCCACCCCATACCTCAAGCCACCTCCTGGCATGGACACCGTCGCCCTGAACCTGGCGCCGGCAACCAAGCTCAACCATGAGCTCGTCTGTACCCCACAGGCCCACACCCACACAGGCCGATTTATCTCCTAAGAGTCGGTTTGAAAATTTTCATAAAGGTAGCCACAGATAGGCTCGACGCGGCGGCTGACCACGTGGTCCGCCTGTCTCAAACTACATTCATGCAAGGAAGAAACATCGAGCAGTTATCCTACATGAGATGCGCCGGAAAAAAACATGAGTGGGTGATCTTTTAAGATTGACCGTGCTCTTTGCCGGTGTGTAATCCACTGTGTGTGCGTTGCTGTTGGATGTGTACATCCTAGTCATGCAGAGGCCAGGTGTGTGCTCGTTGTGCCTATCCTCTTGATGTGACCTTATGAGTCAATAGAAAGCGCCCTTTATCGGAAAAAAAAAACACTAAGAAAAGGGCTGAAGTTGTTTTTACCATTGTTGAGCTTGCCAGTTATCTATGAAGGTACACCAGCAATCATGGTACTTACGCAAGTAAACTGAATACAATGTTCATGTTCCGAAAAAATGGACTAAATAATCCAATGCACCTTTCCTTTTGTATCTGCTAGTTGAATCACTTCTACTGTGACTCACAATCCTTGGGGGACCCAATCCTCCTCTTTGAGTCATCGCAGTAATCATAGACCTTGGAGTTGGCAGCCACCTCCTTCAGTTGCTGTTGCTGCGTCTGGTCCAGTTCCGGGCCAGACGAACCAGGGGAGCTCTGGCCGCAGGCCTTGGAGCTTGGAGAGCAGGTGGAGGCCTTGTAGTTCCGGAAGAATGCTGTGAACGGCGCTAGTGACCAGTCGGTCTTGACCCGCCCACCCTGTGTGGCCCAGTCATCCGCGTTCCAGATGGTGCTGAACACCCTCATTGGTTGATAGTTTGGATAGGGGGCACCATACATCATCTGGTTCTTGATCTGCCGGAGCAGCTTGTTATCGACAAGGATTCTGCAACCCAGCAACATCCATATGAGCTAGGCTTAGTGCATGCAAATACCTTTTCGGTCTAAAATTTATTGAACATGTCCGACTAAACTGAGCATTCATGCTTCATTTGGAACCAGATGCTATTTAGATAGGAGGGGTTAGCTTAGCTAAGCAGGTATTAGGTTGAACAAGAATCGAGTAGATAGGAGTGGGGCTCACCGGATGTATTGTTGGGTCCAAATGATGCTGTAGGTGTGGAAGTCCTGGGAGGGATCAAACCAAAGCCGGTACCCCTTCTCTCTGCTGCCTACACCTCTGGCATACACGTTGGTGTGCAGGGTGTAGGGGTTGCCGGTGCTGTTCCCCAAGAATTCAAGGTCGATCTCATCATGGTATTGCCATGGTCCCTCTGACATCATCTGTTCCCAGATTGCAATGCAAGATGGTTAGTCTTAGTATTGACAAGTTGACATGAACAACGTTAATCAGTCCATCACTTACATAAAATGTTGTCACTGTGCCGGCTGAGTTCCCGGGCACGAGCTTGATGTCCATGTCAATCCTCCCGAAGAGGTACTTGATTTTTGAgctgaatccggaggtcgtgctgCGGTCGAGACTCATCGCGACAGTCTGTCTGCCGGCGCCGTCGCGGAGAACGTTGCACTTGCCCCACAGGAGATTGACCTCCTCGGTAATGTCGGCGGCCGTGACCTGGGGGGTGGCCAGGGCGATGAGGTAGAACGCCGCTAGGGAGGCTAGGAGGTAAGCCCTAGCCTGGCCCATGGCTTTGGTGGTGTTAAGAGAGTGAGCACTGGGACTGGGCGCAGTGTGATTGTGCTGCTCGTTAATGGTATGGGCGGGCTTATATGTAGAAAGAGGTGCAGGGGAGATTAGGGCTTATGTGGAAAGAGGTGCAAGGGAGATTAGTTGGTCCAACTCTAAACAGCATGAAATTTAATAGTAATTATTCTTGGAAGATGTAAGAAACTGGAGACAATCGTGAAGCGGGCGGGCATAAAAAATCTTGATGGAAGTGGGCTTCAATTAAAGCTTGAGCAGTGATCGAGTTGAGTGGACTAATGGTTCATTTAAAGCTTGAGCAGTGACTGAGCTGAGTTGACTAATGGTTCTAGGGCTTTATCATGGCAACAATCTGTGAGCAGCGGGACCTACCGTACTGTGGCTTCTGGCAGACTAGGGGCCTGTTCGGCCTTCCGCCAGCTCCGCGGATCTGCGGAGCGCGTATATCCCAGCTCCACCTTTTCAGCCTGCAGCTCCGCCGGCTCCGCGAGCTGACCCGGGAGTGGAGGGATTCCGAACGCTCCCTAGGTTGGTTCTCCAGCAAGTGGAAGATATATGAATATATGATACTATGATGGATGGGTTTTAGTTTCATTCCATGTTGTGCCACAGTTTTACTTTTATGTATCGGATCACTAAATCCACTGAATAATTCAATATGTACACTCAGTCGTAAAGCATCTTGCTTTCCCAAGCCCTTAAGATTTGTACGTCTCAGATCTAGGGCAGTGATTATCTTTGCCTCCATCACTCAGTCACAGATTCACAGTTCAGAATCATCTGTTGCAGTTCCAAGCCGTGCACTATCTTTCAGATATGTGCAGTTTTTTCAATTCAGACTTTCGATGTGTACTGCTTGTTCGGTGGATCCTCTGAAAGATGTCGCATTCGTGAGATTGTGTAACAGTTTGGTTTGTTATAGATGAATCTTTGGAAAGACTATGAAAAAAACTTGTCAACTAGGTTAGTATCTACTAGGTTGGGAGATCTAATGGTTGATCTATTAACTAATGCAACTATGAAAATGATGATGTTCCTCCATAGGCATCGAACTGGAAGTCAGAAGGCGAAGTTTGTCAGCTGCACATAACGAGGTGCTGCACAAAAAACTAAAAATACTGGAAAATAGTTACATGAAAATTTCTGTTTTAACTGCTGTGCATGTGTGCGCACTTGCCCCCATAAACCCTTGGGAGACTCATTTCTACACTCTTGAGTAGCTGAAATCTGGTTGGCCAGATTTGCTATGCATGCTCACAGGAAGTCATACCGGTGCTTGTTTGATCTGGAATCTGAAGTTTTCCATACTGTCAGAATTATATTACCGGAGCATTGCATGTTAGGAAGCATTTACACTTGACCTGTCTTTGAGTTGTTTTTGCATTACACAAACGAATATAAGTCTCATGAAGTTAGTTTTGTTATATGTAGTTCTCTTATCATGTACTGTCTCAGCATGATTTCTCATAAAATCGTTACATTTTTGCGATCCAGGGTGGTGGTGAAGCAAGAGAGACAGACCTGGTGGTAGGCAACAACCAATTTGTTGATGAGTGATTATACCAATCCAGCCATCTTTTCGTTGCATTTACTGTCAGAATATGCATACATCTCCGCGGTTATTTCACAGATAAAGCAATTCATCATGATCTGTACAGTTCGTGGCACATACAGCATGATCTGCACAGGCATTTGGTTGAGTTGGTGACAGTCTGGCAGATACACATGATCTGCACAGGCATTTGGTTGACCCTGCAATCTAGCCATTTCTTACTGTTGTTGCCGTGCTGTTGTTTGTGCTGAAAGGATCGTGAAGCGCCCGTGCCTGTGGTGCTGGTCACATGGGCTGCAATTTATCGAGGTCCGTACATCTATGATGCTCGGATTAATGGCCGCCATTTTTCTATGCGCAACCAGATGAGCATACCTAGGGTCCAGAGATCGCATCGATTCTGTGCTGCTGATCGAGATTTCAATCGGCACTAATTTTTAAAGGCTCTGTCTGGCTTTGTGTATCCTATGTAGGCGAGTGGTGTCTGAGGTCATTGTGTCCATGGAATAATCTTGAATCGGAATTTCGTTTGGATGGAGCAGTGTGCAATGCACGCGCATTTGTGCCAGAGGAAGATGGAAATAGAAAAGTTTCTTTTTAAATTTTAATGCACCATCTGGGACCCAGGAATTTTCTGGGAAAGTTTCCCTTTTTTTTTTCCCAAGACACTGGTTTATGTGAAACTCTGCATTTCGAACTTGAGTTTGTTCGATTTGGATACGGTGCTCTCTGAAATTTCAGGCTATGGTTTGGATGCTACAGATGATAAATGTTTTTGGACAATGGTATCTACAAATGCTAAAGCTAAACCAGGTTCATCTTATGTGGCGGACTCCAGGCTCATCTTATTCTGAGCAGCGGTAACATGGTTTTTCTATATCAAAATGTGTTTGCATCTGAAAGAGCGGCGGCGATGTTCATGGCAGGTGCCGGATGGCGGATTCCTTGGCCCTGGATCAGATCCGGCCTGGGGCGGGGGGCAGGACCTGCAGCGGCGGCCTTCCTGGAAGAGGCGGCACCAGGCCCTGCGAGGCGACGGCGGTGGGATGGCGGCGGCCTTGGCCCTGGCCCTGACGAGGCCTCCCTGCCAACAGATTGCAGCGACTGGATCGAGCTCGCCGCAGGTGAAAACAAGTGAAATAAAAAACAAGTGAAATAAAGAGCGGCGATGTCGACCCTTCATGACGAACTTGGTAGTCCCTCCAGCTTCACTGTAGGCGCCTTGGGATGGTTGGCAAGCTGGGTCTCCAAGTTGCTCTTGATCGCCTCATCATTGGTACCCTGGAGCAAGACTTCTTTGAGCTCGGACAGAAAGTTCAGGCCCTTGAGATGGTACGACGCGCTGGAGCAGTCGATCTTCAGCAGCTCGACGCTCTTCATCGACCTCGATCCGAAGGTCACGTGTAGCTCGCTGGCGCCGGAGGCCATCTCGAGGATCTTCACCTTCTTGAAGGTGACCAGCTCCTCCCCATACATCTTGGCGTGAAAATGGAGCTTGCCATCCTGAAGCTGTCCGACTCGGAGACGCAGGATGCATAGCTCCGGTAGATTGTTGCCCAGGAACTCGACGTCATCTTCCTTTAAGGCGTCCATCTCCAGGTCCAGCTTCATGAGCTTGCTGAGGTTCTCTGATGGTGGCAGCTTGTCTTGAAGCCCGTGGAGTGTGAGGCTCCGCAGGTTCTCCCAAGGCAGGGTGATTTCGTCCAGGCAGCCTTGGCTGTCCTTGCCCAGCCGCACCAGCAAGGATTCCAGATGCACAAGGCCTGAGGTTGCAGAGAAGAAGTCCTTGCTGTTATGCCTG
The sequence above is drawn from the Triticum aestivum cultivar Chinese Spring chromosome 7A, IWGSC CS RefSeq v2.1, whole genome shotgun sequence genome and encodes:
- the LOC123154433 gene encoding xyloglucan endotransglucosylase/hydrolase protein 24, with product MGQARAYLLASLAAFYLIALATPQVTAADITEEVNLLWGKCNVLRDGAGRQTVAMSLDRSTTSGFSSKIKYLFGRIDMDIKLVPGNSAGTVTTFYMMSEGPWQYHDEIDLEFLGNSTGNPYTLHTNVYARGVGSREKGYRLWFDPSQDFHTYSIIWTQQYIRILVDNKLLRQIKNQMMYGAPYPNYQPMRVFSTIWNADDWATQGGRVKTDWSLAPFTAFFRNYKASTCSPSSKACGQSSPGSSGPELDQTQQQQLKEVAANSKVYDYCDDSKRRIGSPKDCESQ